From one uncultured Paludibacter sp. genomic stretch:
- the purC gene encoding Phosphoribosylaminoimidazole-succinocarboxamide synthase yields MNALTKTDFHFYGQTNVYHGKVRDVYTVKNDLLVMVATDRISAFDVILPKGIPYKGQMLNQIAAQFLDATADIVPNWKLATPDPMVTVGLRCEGFPVEMIVRGYLCGSAWRTYKNGIREICGVKIPDGMRENEKFPTPIVTPTTKAEQGLHDEDISKEEILKQGLATPEEYELLEKYTLELFQRGTEIAAKRGLILVDTKYEFGKRDGKIYLMDEIHTPDSSRYFYAEGYEERFEKGEPQKQLSKEFVREWLMDNSFQGKTGQTVPEMTDEIVRGISERYIELYENITGEKFIKAEGEGISARIEKNITEYLKTI; encoded by the coding sequence ATGAACGCACTTACAAAAACCGATTTCCATTTCTATGGACAAACTAATGTTTATCACGGCAAGGTTCGTGATGTGTACACTGTAAAAAACGATTTGCTCGTTATGGTTGCAACCGACCGTATTTCTGCATTCGATGTAATTTTGCCAAAAGGAATTCCGTATAAAGGGCAGATGCTAAATCAAATTGCTGCTCAATTTTTGGACGCCACTGCCGATATTGTTCCCAATTGGAAACTTGCAACACCGGATCCGATGGTTACCGTTGGACTTCGTTGTGAAGGTTTTCCCGTGGAAATGATAGTTCGAGGTTATCTTTGCGGAAGCGCCTGGCGTACTTATAAAAACGGAATACGCGAAATTTGCGGTGTAAAAATACCGGACGGGATGCGTGAAAATGAAAAGTTCCCAACCCCAATCGTAACTCCAACCACCAAAGCAGAGCAAGGCTTGCATGATGAAGACATTTCAAAAGAAGAAATTTTGAAACAAGGTCTTGCAACTCCCGAGGAGTACGAATTATTGGAAAAATATACGCTGGAACTTTTCCAACGTGGAACCGAAATTGCGGCAAAACGCGGATTAATTTTGGTTGATACCAAATATGAATTTGGAAAACGCGATGGAAAAATATACTTGATGGACGAAATTCACACTCCGGACAGTTCTCGATATTTTTATGCCGAAGGTTATGAAGAACGTTTTGAAAAAGGAGAACCGCAAAAACAACTCTCCAAAGAATTTGTTCGTGAATGGTTGATGGACAACAGTTTTCAAGGAAAAACAGGGCAAACCGTACCCGAAATGACAGACGAAATTGTTCGCGGCATAAGTGAAAGATATATTGAACTCTATGAAAATATTACAGGAGAAAAATTCATTAAAGCCGAAGGAGAAGGTATTTCTGCGCGTATTGAAAAGAATATTACGGAATATCTGAAAACAATTTAG
- a CDS encoding hypothetical protein (Evidence 5 : Unknown function): MKKIIKIVIILIPLLIIFLFVWMYFNPTIENKDFHMEYMVGSGKEDYHNYRNKNIENQNYTFNNYYCNDIGEKLVIYSLDIKKEKEKVIFVKENILSQKKPNRLLLIILIKMGNLIIFKFDLKKIQFLYMIYREIICFFMGKDVTNRG; encoded by the coding sequence ATGAAAAAAATTATTAAGATTGTGATAATTTTAATCCCCCTTTTAATTATTTTCTTGTTTGTATGGATGTATTTTAATCCGACTATTGAAAACAAGGACTTTCATATGGAATATATGGTAGGTAGTGGCAAGGAAGATTATCATAATTATAGGAATAAAAATATTGAAAATCAAAATTATACATTTAATAATTATTATTGTAATGATATAGGTGAAAAACTTGTGATTTACTCATTAGACATTAAAAAAGAAAAAGAAAAAGTTATTTTTGTAAAAGAGAATATATTGTCACAAAAAAAACCAAATCGGCTATTATTGATTATTTTAATAAAAATGGGAAATTTGATAATTTTCAAATTCGATTTAAAAAAGATTCAGTTTTTGTATATGATTTATCGGGAAATAATTTGTTTTTTTATGGGAAAAGATGTAACGAATAGGGGGTAA
- the phoH gene encoding PhoH-like protein, whose protein sequence is MTEKTKNKEELQSPSPAGVGEASVFSLSDHTDTTVFYGVNNSNIQLLKNLHPDIQLVARGHVIKISGNEENVKKLISNIEKLENFVLNNNSLSEENIVEIIKGNQPAEVTFDHLILHGVNGKSIMARTKNQQKLVRDYEENDLLFAIGPAGSGKTYTAIALAVRSLKNREKKKIILSRPAVEAGEKLGFLPGDMKEKIDPYLQPLYDALMDMIPAAKLKEYLENGTIQIAPLAFMRGRTLSDAVVILDEAQNTSTQQIKMFLTRMGLNTKMIVTGDITQIDLPAQQKSGLIDAIEVLKGIKGIAKIEFDVKDIVRHKLVQRIVEAYEKRKLPPTPKGEK, encoded by the coding sequence ATGACAGAAAAAACTAAAAATAAAGAAGAACTTCAAAGCCCCTCTCCTGCAGGGGTTGGGGAGGCTTCTGTTTTTTCCCTCTCCGATCACACCGACACTACTGTTTTTTACGGGGTGAATAACAGCAACATACAATTGTTGAAGAATTTACATCCCGATATTCAATTGGTGGCAAGAGGTCACGTAATTAAAATCAGCGGGAACGAAGAAAATGTAAAGAAGTTAATTTCAAATATTGAAAAACTGGAAAATTTTGTGCTTAATAACAATTCTTTGTCGGAAGAGAATATTGTTGAAATCATAAAAGGAAATCAACCTGCCGAAGTTACATTCGATCATTTGATTTTACACGGAGTGAATGGAAAATCTATTATGGCGCGCACTAAAAATCAGCAAAAACTGGTGCGCGATTATGAAGAAAACGATTTGTTGTTTGCCATCGGTCCTGCCGGCTCCGGAAAAACATACACGGCGATAGCATTGGCGGTTCGCTCTTTGAAAAACCGCGAAAAAAAGAAAATTATTTTGAGCCGGCCTGCAGTGGAAGCCGGAGAAAAACTCGGATTTCTTCCCGGCGATATGAAGGAAAAAATCGATCCGTATTTACAACCGCTCTATGATGCTTTAATGGATATGATTCCGGCGGCAAAATTGAAGGAATATCTGGAAAACGGAACAATTCAAATAGCTCCGTTGGCTTTTATGCGCGGTCGCACTTTGAGCGATGCGGTAGTAATTTTAGATGAAGCGCAAAATACTTCCACGCAGCAGATTAAAATGTTCCTTACTCGTATGGGATTGAATACCAAAATGATAGTAACAGGCGACATAACGCAAATAGACCTTCCGGCACAGCAAAAATCGGGATTGATTGACGCTATTGAAGTTCTGAAAGGAATAAAAGGAATTGCAAAAATTGAATTTGATGTAAAAGACATTGTACGTCATAAATTGGTGCAGAGAATTGTGGAAGCATATGAAAAGAGAAAGTTGCCCCCAACCCCTAAAGGGGAGAAATAA
- a CDS encoding transposase: protein MSYTRLLYHIVFRTKYSKNTIPEQHEKELYAYIMGIINNKKSKLYRIGGTENHIHLLVDIHPTFAVSDFMKELKEYSSKWLKQNTNFPNFEGWAVSFAAFTYNLNDKDIIINYIKNQKEHHKTVSFEDEYRKFSLDNGIEIDERYFLQD, encoded by the coding sequence ATGAGCTATACTCGACTATTATATCATATCGTTTTCAGGACAAAGTATAGCAAAAATACTATTCCAGAACAACACGAAAAAGAGTTATATGCCTACATTATGGGAATTATCAATAATAAAAAATCAAAACTTTATAGAATTGGAGGAACAGAGAATCACATTCATTTGTTAGTTGATATACATCCCACTTTTGCAGTATCTGATTTTATGAAAGAACTGAAAGAGTATTCAAGTAAATGGTTAAAGCAAAATACAAACTTTCCGAATTTTGAAGGATGGGCTGTTAGTTTTGCAGCATTTACATATAATTTGAATGATAAAGACATAATAATTAATTATATAAAAAATCAAAAAGAGCATCATAAAACAGTGAGTTTTGAAGATGAATATCGTAAGTTCTCATTAGATAACGGAATTGAAATTGATGAAAGATATTTTTTGCAAGATTGA
- the glyA gene encoding serine hydroxymethyltransferase (Evidence 2a : Function from experimental evidences in other organisms; PubMedId : 10656824, 2034230, 6190704, 6300791, 9298646; Product type e : enzyme) yields the protein MIRDEKIFDIIAREKQRQMKGIELIASENFVSEQVMEAMGSVLTNKYAEGYPGKRYYGGCEVVDESEQLAIDRIKQIFDAEWANVQPHSGAQANAAVFLACLNPGDKFLGLNLAHGGHLSHGSPVNSSGILYQALEYNVKEETGRVDYDQMEEVALRERPKLVIGGGSAYSREWDYKRMREIADKIGAILMIDMAHPAGLIAAGLLENPVKYAHIVTSTTHKTLRGPRGGIILMGKDFPNPWGKTTPKGEIKMMSALLDSAVFPGIQGGPLEHVIAAKAVSFGECLQPEYIEYQKQVKKNAAALAEALMKRGFKIISGGTDNHSMLVDLRSKFPNLTGKVAEKVLVEADITCNKNMVPFDSRSAFQTSGIRLGTPAITTRGAKEDLMEEIAEMIEMVLSNVENEEVTKSVRDRVNKTMEKYPLFAY from the coding sequence ATGATAAGAGACGAAAAAATTTTTGATATTATCGCGCGTGAAAAACAACGCCAAATGAAAGGAATTGAGCTGATTGCTTCAGAAAATTTTGTAAGCGAGCAAGTAATGGAAGCAATGGGTTCTGTGTTGACAAACAAATATGCAGAAGGTTATCCGGGCAAACGTTATTACGGCGGTTGCGAAGTGGTGGATGAAAGCGAACAACTTGCTATCGACCGTATAAAACAAATTTTTGATGCGGAATGGGCAAACGTACAACCTCATTCAGGAGCGCAAGCCAATGCTGCTGTATTTTTGGCATGTTTAAATCCCGGCGATAAATTTCTTGGACTGAATTTGGCACACGGAGGTCACCTTTCACACGGTTCGCCTGTGAATAGTTCCGGAATTCTTTATCAAGCGTTGGAATATAATGTAAAAGAAGAAACAGGTCGCGTTGATTACGATCAAATGGAAGAAGTTGCGTTGCGTGAACGTCCGAAATTAGTTATTGGCGGCGGTTCCGCTTATTCTCGTGAATGGGACTACAAACGTATGCGTGAAATTGCAGATAAGATTGGAGCTATTTTGATGATTGATATGGCGCATCCGGCAGGTTTAATTGCAGCGGGTTTGTTGGAAAATCCTGTAAAATATGCTCATATTGTAACCTCCACCACACACAAAACATTACGCGGACCACGCGGGGGAATTATTTTGATGGGAAAAGATTTTCCAAATCCTTGGGGGAAAACCACTCCGAAAGGAGAAATTAAAATGATGTCTGCCCTACTCGACTCCGCTGTTTTCCCCGGCATTCAAGGCGGACCGCTCGAACACGTGATTGCTGCCAAAGCCGTTTCGTTTGGTGAATGTTTGCAACCGGAATATATTGAATATCAAAAACAAGTAAAGAAAAACGCAGCCGCGTTAGCAGAAGCATTAATGAAGCGTGGTTTTAAAATCATTTCGGGCGGAACAGATAATCACTCCATGTTGGTGGATTTGCGTTCAAAATTCCCAAATTTAACAGGAAAAGTAGCTGAAAAAGTATTAGTGGAAGCAGATATTACGTGCAACAAAAATATGGTGCCTTTCGACAGCCGTTCCGCTTTTCAAACTTCGGGAATCCGTTTAGGAACACCGGCAATAACTACTCGCGGCGCTAAAGAAGATTTGATGGAAGAAATTGCAGAAATGATTGAAATGGTTTTGTCAAATGTTGAAAATGAAGAAGTTACAAAATCTGTTCGCGACCGTGTAAATAAAACGATGGAAAAATATCCGCTTTTTGCGTATTAA
- the kduI gene encoding 5-keto 4-deoxyuronate isomerase (Evidence 2a : Function from experimental evidences in other organisms; PubMedId : 1766386, 9761873; Product type e : enzyme): MKTNYELRYAAHPEDAKHYTTERLRKDFLIEKLFVADELNMVYTMYDRMVVGGAMPVNEKVKLETIDPLKQPVFLRNREFGTFNVGGKGIVYVGDKKFELEYKEALYLGSGDREVYFESVDKNNPAKFYFNSAPAHRNYPDKKVTKADAEVMVLGSLETANHRKINKMIVNQVLPTCQLQMGMTELALGSVWNTMPAHVHSRRMEAYFYFEVPEDQSVCHFMGEPNETRHIWMQNNQAVISPEWSIHSAAATYNYTFIWGMAGENLDYGDQDFSKITELK; the protein is encoded by the coding sequence ATGAAAACAAACTATGAATTACGCTATGCGGCGCATCCGGAAGACGCAAAACATTACACCACAGAGCGCCTGCGTAAAGATTTTTTGATTGAAAAACTTTTTGTTGCCGACGAATTGAATATGGTTTATACAATGTATGATCGTATGGTAGTAGGAGGAGCAATGCCCGTGAATGAGAAAGTAAAACTCGAAACCATTGACCCTCTGAAACAACCTGTTTTTTTACGAAATCGTGAATTTGGCACTTTTAACGTAGGAGGAAAAGGGATTGTGTATGTGGGAGATAAGAAATTTGAACTGGAATATAAAGAAGCTCTTTATCTTGGCTCGGGCGATAGAGAAGTATATTTTGAAAGTGTAGACAAAAATAATCCTGCCAAATTTTATTTTAATTCAGCACCCGCTCACAGAAATTATCCGGATAAAAAAGTAACCAAAGCAGATGCTGAAGTAATGGTATTGGGAAGTTTGGAAACGGCAAATCATCGTAAAATAAATAAGATGATTGTAAATCAAGTACTTCCCACGTGTCAATTGCAAATGGGTATGACGGAACTTGCTCTCGGCAGTGTTTGGAATACTATGCCGGCACACGTTCATTCTCGTCGTATGGAAGCATATTTTTATTTTGAAGTTCCTGAAGACCAGTCTGTTTGTCATTTTATGGGGGAACCAAACGAAACACGCCATATTTGGATGCAAAACAATCAAGCCGTAATTTCACCGGAGTGGTCAATACATTCAGCAGCAGCTACTTATAATTACACATTTATATGGGGTATGGCGGGCGAAAATTTGGATTATGGAGACCAAGATTTTTCAAAAATTACTGAACTTAAATAA
- a CDS encoding hypothetical protein (Evidence 5 : Unknown function) — protein MKKEIQNKKIDRFIDKSGLTVAIILSIVGLFVIILFAFISPFNKYGNTNAELFSQYGDFIGGFAGSLFSLAGFFLLYKTLVLQKQTLTEQRKSYDAEKQSFEIERFESTFFNLINYQKDITKNLIYKADSSMSFSGKEIISPILREFKSIWDSLNYQIYCDYKNQDYIMSLYDDDNQQDSIYKERHYSKINEKYKITKEDWKNISDQSIKHRIEDKLVLVSRRFYENFDIVLGEYLRHLFLIIEFISKKRNTNKRFDYDFYIQILKQQFSSEELVLIFYTTFINDKYNILNNKYYLFSEFKKDYIKQKYLFDISHKNLIKINENSEDELRNNIRFRMVSDSEKDDSLMFSYE, from the coding sequence ATGAAAAAGGAAATACAAAATAAAAAAATAGACAGATTTATTGATAAGTCAGGATTAACTGTCGCAATAATTTTATCTATAGTAGGTTTATTTGTTATTATTCTTTTTGCATTTATTTCTCCTTTTAATAAGTATGGAAATACAAATGCAGAATTATTTTCTCAATATGGAGATTTTATTGGTGGGTTTGCTGGTTCATTATTTTCGTTGGCAGGTTTTTTTCTACTATACAAAACTTTAGTGCTTCAAAAACAAACTTTAACAGAACAAAGAAAATCTTATGACGCAGAAAAACAATCCTTTGAAATAGAGCGATTTGAAAGTACGTTCTTTAATCTAATAAATTATCAAAAAGATATTACCAAGAACTTAATATATAAAGCTGATTCGAGTATGTCTTTTTCTGGAAAAGAAATTATAAGCCCAATATTGAGAGAATTTAAAAGCATTTGGGATAGTTTGAATTATCAAATTTATTGTGATTATAAAAACCAAGATTATATTATGTCCCTATACGATGATGATAATCAGCAAGATTCTATTTATAAGGAAAGACATTATTCTAAGATAAACGAAAAATATAAAATAACGAAAGAAGATTGGAAAAATATATCAGATCAATCAATCAAGCATAGAATAGAAGATAAATTAGTGTTGGTTTCACGTCGATTTTATGAAAATTTTGATATTGTATTAGGAGAATATCTGAGACATTTGTTTCTAATAATTGAATTTATTTCTAAAAAGAGAAATACTAATAAACGCTTTGATTATGATTTTTACATACAGATACTGAAACAACAATTTAGTAGTGAAGAATTAGTTTTGATTTTTTACACTACTTTTATAAATGATAAATATAATATATTGAACAACAAATACTATCTATTCTCAGAATTCAAAAAAGATTATATTAAACAAAAGTATTTATTTGATATATCACACAAGAATTTGATTAAAATAAATGAAAACAGTGAAGATGAATTAAGAAACAATATTAGATTTAGAATGGTATCCGATAGTGAAAAAGATGATTCTTTAATGTTTAGTTATGAATAG
- a CDS encoding hypothetical protein (Evidence 5 : Unknown function) produces the protein MNICCRTTSPDNNLSQDYKSQQPARDLIHLKNKSERTRAVVAGVDYKENTDVINDNVATDHYINIVGYGTDKKGQYFSYYDNAAIGGEESGTNTKENRLYYDKKTNAFIDESSPLGGKYRLTEVRPTHTKEVEKLKEPEYRE, from the coding sequence ATGAATATTTGTTGTCGGACTACAAGTCCTGATAATAATTTAAGCCAGGATTATAAATCCCAGCAACCAGCACGAGACTTAATACATTTAAAGAACAAATCCGAAAGGACTAGGGCTGTTGTAGCGGGAGTTGATTATAAAGAAAATACAGATGTAATAAATGATAATGTAGCAACGGATCACTATATAAATATTGTTGGATACGGCACAGATAAAAAAGGACAATATTTTTCTTATTATGACAATGCTGCAATTGGAGGAGAAGAATCAGGTACAAATACTAAAGAAAACAGATTATATTACGACAAAAAAACTAATGCTTTTATTGATGAATCCTCCCCGCTTGGTGGTAAATATAGACTAACTGAAGTTAGACCGACACATACAAAAGAAGTCGAAAAACTAAAAGAGCCAGAATATAGAGAATAA